The following nucleotide sequence is from Halobacillus mangrovi.
AAGAAGTGAAAGGTCGCATTCTCTGATAAACTCCACTATTTGTTCTTGGTTACGCCAAAAAGCAGATGAGAAAGCCACTACCCTTCTGAAAATATGCGGATATTTACATGCTGCATAAATAGAAATCAGCCCTCCTAATGATATCCCAGCCATTGATGTATTTTCTTTTATAGTTTTGTACTTCCTATCCATTAAAGGCTTAAGTTCTTTAGCTATAAAATCGATATAGTGATCTCCTTTACCCCCTAGGCTGCATTTATACCCTAGAACCTGCTCGCTGTACTTCCCATTTATCCACGGACAGTATTCATTAATTCTCTCTTCTGGATTTTGATCGATACCAACCACAATAACATTTAATTTATTTTTATCTAAGTAATCTTCAAGCGATAATGAAACACCGCCAATGGCATCAGCATCCCTAAAAACGTTCTGACCATCGTGCATATATATAACCGGATAACGTATTTTGTCACTTGGATTATAACTTTGAGGGAGGTAAACCCTCACTATTCTATTTCCTTTACAAAACTTCATTTGAACTTGAAGGTTTTCTAGCATGTACTCCCCTCTTCTCTTTAGAAACCCACTTCGCATAACGAAAGATATATGCCCATTATATGAAATAGAAAATTCATTCACACTCTGGTCGCCTTTTTTTACTATTTTTTACGCATAGATTGGTAGATTAAAAATAGAACCCGCAGTGGTTATGTACCATTATTTTGTCCCTTATAAAGTAGACCTTTCTCATCTAGCTTTGATTCTATCTCTTTTGCAAATGGAACATTTTTTGCTAACACAAATTGCCAATTCTGTTCCTTTAGAAACTCTTCTTTTTCTCGTAGTTTCCTTATTTCTATTAAGTCTTCTAGAGATCTGTTAATTGGACTCGTATTACTCTTTGCTAACTGATTTCGATAATGCTTTCTAAAATCTTTTTCCGTACACTCATTGACTCTCATAAAATGTTTTTTTAGATTCTGCATTACAAAACCTCTCGTGTTACTATCTTCTATTCTGCGTGTTACGTGGTGGATGTGCTTTAAATCGTGACAGGACTTACACAAAGACTGTATATCTTTTAAGATTAACAGAAAATTTTCCTCGTCATACTCCCAAACTTCATGAGCTTGTAGTTTTTCTTCAACACGATAGCCGCATATTTGGCATGTAAAATCACTATTCTCTTGAACATGGTTCCGAACAGAGTTCCACAAAGAACGAGGTATTGAATTCCTTACCGTTTTATTCTGTGCATAAGAAGGCTTTCGAATCTCTACAGTTAGCTTAAAATCAGACATAACAACCTCCTTGTGATACTAGTTACTTTTATATTCGACAATACACATTAAATCCCTTCTAATCATTGAAGTAATGCTATCTTTTTTGCTTGATATGCTACGTTTACCGCTATGGAAGAGACGCATATCCTTCGCCAAATACGTAATAGTCTTTCTTACTTCCTATAGCAAAAGAAAAAGCCGACTATAACGTCTAGTCAGCTTTCCCCCTTTACTCTGCCGTATTTGCTTTTATTGCTTTAATTGTACCGGTATGTACCCCTTCATGGTACAACGTGAAATTAAGAATTTCTCCCACCGTCGGTAGAGATAAAAAGGCTTCTGCCGCTTCATCCTCCAGCTGTCCGGCGAGCACTTTCTTCAGTCTGAACGGCTGCTCATTAAGCTCCTGCCTCAGTTCGTCAAGTGAGGGGACCTCGCCCTGCCAATCCGATGGTTTTGTTCCTGGTGCGAACAGTTTAAGGTAATGGGACTGAGTTTCGATCGGTTTGCCACCGAATTTAGCAATCAATGAGTTTTGCACCACGTAAATGTGACCAAGATTCCATCGGATCGTATTTCTAAATCCTTCCGGTTGTTTATCCGCCTGCTCTTCTGTGACACTGTCCAATCCCTTCAGAGTCGCTTTTCTCACCAGGTTGATCTGTTTAAAAATCTGTTCTTCGTTCATAATATCATTTCCCTCCTTACCTATTATTCTAGCTTTCCAACTTATCGTCCTCAACCATCGAGATCGGACCTGCTGTCATTATAATTCCATATGAAGCCAGTAACCACTTATCGTTTCAGCACTAAATAAGCTCTTCCCAAATGACTAAAGAACAGCCCTCAAATATGTAAAAATCGAAATCGAGATACAATGATTGGTTTAATCACTCCGTCCCTCTTTATTATTTTTAAATGGTAGTCAGCCTGAGGAAGCAAAACAGTTTGAAATTGGTTTCATTAAGGTAACACACCTATTAGCAGGGAGACTAATGAAGTGGAAAGTGATTTTTAAGATTATTTATGTGCCTGTTATGGTTTATTTAATATATTCGACTTTGGATCTATATATTAATTTTGATCCCGCAGCTAAGATACCGATCCTTACTTCTGTAACCTTAACGGGATATTGGCAAGTGTTCTTTATGAAAAAGAGTAAGAGTTAAAGAAAAGTGGCTGCCCTCCTATTAATAGAGGTGAAATAGAGTTAGGGCTATGTCCAGACCACGAGCACTCTATTGAACATTCACCCCCTAAAGTGGAAGACTCGGTATTAAGATAATCAACCATACAGGTTAAGTGAATATGAACTTTATAGCCTCCTAACCCAATCCCTTTATATTCATTCTTATTTTATTTGTGATCCTTTTTGAAGAGGTTATATTAGAGAAACGCAGTCCTATATTAATTTTTTTCCATTACAGCAAAATAATTATCTTCATTGTCCGCAAAATTAAACACTCTACCCGATGGCATATTTACAATTTCTCCCACAGTTATTTCTCTGTTTAGCAATTCACTATGTAGTTGCTCAAAATTCTCAGAGTAGAACATTAAAGAAGGGGTATCAAGGTTTAAACCTGGAGACATCTTAGCAACGAACTCTTTGTTGTGAAGAACGATGGTCGTTTCAGCACCTCTTTTTGGAGCAATCTCAATCCACCTCATTCCTTCACCGTTATTTTCTTCTGAAGTCACAATAAACCCTAAATTCTCTGTCCAAAAATTCACTGCTTCGTCTTGGTTATCAACATATAACATAATTTGACCTATTTTAGTAAACACAATTCTCCACTCCCTAAAGGTTATCTTCTGTTATTCTCTTTCTAGGAAGTGAATCCCTCCTTTTCTAAACTGCTTCATAATAATCTTCTCCACATTCCCTAAGTATGTAAATATTGATGTTTTATTTAAGCATTCGCTTGAGACTTATTATTGCTTATAACTGTCTAACACATAAAAAAGGAACGATCCCTCTGTTTGAGAATCGTTCCCTTCCGAAAGACTCAGATTCAAGATATTTTTAATCATCTTTAAACCTACCTTACTTTTCTTTTACACCAAAATCTATCATGCTAAATCCTCGTTAATCCTATAATAATTAATACGATCATAAAAATTGCATTGGGACCACTAACCAGCAACAGCCCAATTAACCACCTGCTTTTGTTGTCTCTATCCTCTTTAACTTCTGAATGGTAATTTGCTCTATTCCTATCTCCGTCTACAAAAGCACCAGTTAAAACCCCAGTTAGTAATAAGGGTACGACTGCACTAATGCCAATAATTTTTAAAGGTAATCCCCATTCATTTGAATAAAGCCCGTAAGCTACTGAGGAAAGTGTACCTAACAGTCCTATCCCTAAACATTTTACTTTCATTATAGATCCTCCTACTTTATGTACGAGTGGAATTAAATTAAGTTTCCAAGATAGATCTTAAATATAACCAAATAAAAAGACGACTACCTGTAAATTAGATAACCGCTCTGATGCTTGAAGACTCAATATCGACATATACAAAGTTTCCGTTCATGTATGAAGTAGTTTTCTAATTAAACTTATGTACAAGAAAAATATCAATAATGGTTAGCATAATAAAGATAAAGGCACTACTATATATATAGCTTTTTTTCTCTTTGCTCCACCATGTAGTTAAAGTCATAAGTGCAAAGACAACTATGGCCACTTGAATTTTTTGGATTCTATCTTGCTTTTGAAATAGGTTAAGCGCTTCTTTAGCCTCACCTTTAAAAGGTTGCTCACTTATTACTTTCCCATACCAATTGTAATTAATTACTTGATGAGTTGTAGGTCCCTCTAAAGACTCTAACTTCTTAAAACCTAATACAGGCAGTTCAATAGAAAAAGTAAATAGTAAACCACCTATAATAAAAATTAGTATCAGTGACATTGTCTTTCTATTCAAAAGCCTCCTCCTTCTGCTTCATTTTATTCAAGTTCTGTTGCGTTATTGCCCTCGATTGTTGAAGACTCGGAACCAAGATATCATGGGATAGCCATTCGACTAACGAACCCTTTAGTTGAATTTAATCTCCATTTTTCTACTTTTAGTAGTCATCCCCAATGATCTATAAAATTCAATGGCAGATGTATTTTTCTCGGATACTCCCAATTCAATACTATCAACTCGGAGGTTCCTCCCAAAATCAAAAACATATCTAGTTAGTTTTTTTCCGATCCCCTTCTTTCGATACGTCTCCGCAACGCATAAACTATTTATAAATAACACTTTCCTCAATTTGAGAAAAGAATTTTCAATTGTTTCTTCTTCCTTCGTCACTATAACCCCGACGATATCATTGCCTAGAGTAGCCACAAAAATGTGCTGTTTGCTATCAATTAACTGGCTTTCAAAGAACTCTTGCTCGACTGGAGTTGAATTTTCTTTGTACAAATCTGGTCTTTCAAAAACGTGGAATTCATGAACCTGTCTAAACAAAGGCAACAATGACTCATAATCGTTTTGCTCGGCGGTTCGAATAGATATATCCATATTTTTTACTCCTTAATGATTGAATAAATGATTATGTACCACTTACTTGTTTTCAAGATTTCTCTTGATGTATCTGTAACTAAAGTATCCCTTCATTGAACTTTAAGTGCCATAACGGTCAATAACTTCCCCATTTTCGTCTAAAAATTTTATTGGACCCCAGGCATTCACTTGATAAAAGTAACGACCGGATTTAGTGGATAGTATTTCTATTTCTTTTTTCTCATTTTTTACTTCTGCAGTTACAGAAGCTATATTTTCATTTTTCAATATCCCAAACGCTATTGGCATCTCCTGTACATTTCCTTTTTCGGTTTCATAATGAAATACATTGTGTCTTGCACTAAATGAGTCGTCAGTCATGGCGATCATAGTAGAAAAGATAAACTCCCAACTTTTATCATTCTGACCAGTTACTAATGCAAACCCCAATTTTTTAAATTTTTCACTCTTATCTACATCTTGTGCAGTAAAAAGAACTATTGTTCCGTCATCTGTTTTTTGTCTAGAAAGGACATCATTTACTTTTATTTCTCCAGACCAGCCATTGTTTATGGCCTCTGCAGGTGATTCATAACTACATCCTGTAAATACAAACACAACTAATAGTAACAGTAAGTGCATACTAAATTGTGTTGTTTTTCTTTTCAGCAATTGTCATGACTCCTCTTTTATAACTCGGTTAAACTATCATTCTTCAAAATTCACGTATAAAATCTATTAAAGATTTCTAATCCAAACTGTCCTTAAACAATCCTGTTCTCATAAATAAGGAGGCCATCCCCCCTAACGAGAATCGCCCCGATTGTTTACTATCACTTTCTGTATATGTAATTGTCGACGAACTACATTCCCTCTACTTACATTATACTACCAATTGCATATTATTTATAGACTACTCTTTCTATAGTTCCTCTTCTATACTTTAAAATACAAATCCAAAATTAGAGGTGTATCTTTATGAATGAAAAAAAAGATGTCTTAGATAAAGGTCCTTTCTTTCATGGTACTAAAGCAGAATTAAAAATTGGAGACCTATTAAAACCTCACCACTTATCAAATTATCAAAACAAAAAGTCTAACTATATCTATTTCACTGCAACATTGGACGCTGCTAAATGGGGAGCTGAATTAGCAATAGCTAATTCAAAAGAAAGAATTTATATTGTAGATCCATTAGGTGACTTTGAAAATGATCCGAACTTAACTGACAAGAAATTCCCTGGAAACCCAACACGTTCTTATAGGTCTAAGTCGCCTTTGAAAATCATAGCTGAATTAAGTTCATGGGAAAGACATTCAAATGAAGAGATCAAACATATGCTTACTTCTTTGAAAAAGTTACGTGAACAAGGAAAAGATGTAATCTACGATTAACTCCAGCATCAATAAATTTATAACAGGAATAATATGGTTTCAAAATGCCAATCAACTTTCCTAATACACCTATAGCCAGAAACATAGGCTACTCTACCATCAATAAGACTGTCATTATTCTTTTTCTATTTTTGGCTTTACGGGGTTTTTAAATGAAGGCTTAAAAAGACGCCCTGATATAAGGGCGCCTGTATTCGGACTATAAGATTAATATAGTTTTTGCAGTGCTTCTTTATTAAAGGCTAATAGATCATCCACTCTACCTTCATGCACTTTCTTCACCCATGCAGGATCCATTAATAACGAACGACCGATGGCTACAAGGTCGAACTCATCACGATCAAGTTTGTCCACTAAACCGTCAAGACTTGCTGTGCCGGCACCTGAAAAGTCCGTAAAGACACCATCAAGGCCAACAGACCCGACAGAAATGACCGGTTTGCCAGATAGTTTTTTTGTCCAGCCTGCAAGGTTTAAGTCAGAACCCTCAAATTCAGGCTCCCAGAACCTGCGTGTGGAGCAGTGGAAAATATCCACACCCGCTTCAACAAGCGGCTGTAAAAAGCGTTCCAACTCATCGGGATTATTGACCAATTTCGCTTGGAAGTCATTCATCTTCCATTGGGAGAAACGAAAAATGATTGGGAAATCTTCACCAACTTCACGCCGGCACGCCTCTACGATCTCTACGGCAAATTGCGTGCGCTTAACGAAATCGCCGCCATAACGGTCGGTGCGTTTATTGGTGTTTCCCCAAAAGAACTGGTCGATTAAGTAACCATGAGCCCCATGAATTTCAATAGCATCGAAGCCGATGCGCTTCGCATCTGCTGCTGCTTTGGCATAGGATTCCACCAAGGCCTCTACTTCTTCTGTAGATAATGGTTCGTTCACTTTCTCCCCATCCAAGCTTAGGCCTGAAGGCCCCACCGGCTGTGCCTCTTCGTTTGGAAGATCCCCTTTGCTGCGAGTCATTCCTACATGCCACAGCTGCGGGGCAATTTTACCACCGGCCTCATGTACTTCTTTCACAACATCCGCCCAGCCGTTCAACGCCTTCTCTCCATGAAATACAGGAATATTCGCACCAGATACAGAAGCTGGATGGTCAATTCCAGTTCCTTCTGTAATAATCAATCCAACTTCATTCTCAGCACGTCTACGGTAATACGCCGCCACTTCCTCGTCGGGAACGTTCCCAGGTGAAAATCCACGTGTCATCGGTGCCATTACGGTACGATTTGGTAAATTTAATTTATCACTAGTAAAAGTTTCAAATAAAGGTTTCGTTGTTGTTTGGTTTGTCATTGATCTGCCTCCTTTTCCAACGATGTATGTAATTATCACAGATGAAAGGAGGAAACAAAAGAAATCTGTTTCTGTCCAGCACATCCATACTTCGACTAGAACTGGGGAGTCTGCTCTTTTGCTTGTAAAGACGCGCCTGCATCTGCACTTCTGCATTTAATCTCTGTCCATATTGTGTTACCTTTCTGGACTGTAAAACCTTCTTTTTCAACGTTCTCCTTAGCTTTATGTATTAGGATATGTAAATCCTTATCTACTTCACTAAATGGTACTGATACAGCATTGACGTCCCCTTTTTAAAATTTGCCAAGATAACACATTATTACGTAAATTAATTAGATTGAAAAAGAGCGACTATCTTTTTCGATCATCACCCCCGTTGGTTTAAAACTTGGTTTCAAGATAATTTGGATTTAGAAATGTATTTTAGACTTTATTATTCAGTTCTCCAGAAAAAACTCCCCTATGCCTGAAGATGGTATCCTTTTTCCCTTGGATAAAGTTTGATTAATCCAAACACCGTTGCAAAAAGTAATATAGCAGCAATGATAATTATTACTATCAAATCCACTTGAGTTGGTAATGATTGAGTTTCTTCACTCCCTAACAAAGGTGAAAGATAAAGTTCATTCATAAACGCTAAAAAATTACCAAAAGAGTGTAAGAAAATTGGAACATATATTTTACCCGTTTTTAAATAGGCTATTGAAAATAATATGGACATCAAGAATGCACTAATAAAACTAAATGGGTGACCAATTGTAAATAAGATTGCAGTAAATATTACACCCTTAAGACGGCCATATTTTAAAACAAACTTGTTAAGCATCATTCCCCTGAAAAATAGCTCTTCTATAACTGGAGCTAATGCAACAGCTATAGTAATTTTTAACAGAATATTAGCAGGCAACGCTTGGTTCTGCAGTCTTTGATCTGCTAAAGGGACATCACCTATACCAGGGAATGCAAAAAGAATGGATACTCCAAGAGTCATAAATAATGCCGATGCAGTTATTTTTACTACTGGAACAAAGGTAAACAAACTAATCCAAGGAATCTTAACATCATTTTTAGTGCTTATATTTGCATATCTCAACCCTCTTTTGGATAACTCAAGGCAAATCCATAAAAAAATGAATATGTATAAAGTAATATCTGCTATCTCAGTAATTGATTCACTGGGATCAAAGCCAATTGAAAATACCGTGTAAGATATTTCCCACACTAATACGAGAGGTATGATGTGCCATAGTTTTATATTTCTTAATCCTATCTTCTTTTGATTCATTTGTTCCTCCTTTCAATTCTATTACCTCATCCCCATCCTTGAGAAGTATGTTTACCGAACTATGATTGTAAAGGGATTGTTTTCAGATGAATACTCTAAACTTCTATAAACCTGGATATACTCAGCTAATTCAAGATTAGAAAAATAGTATATTGAATCAATACCGCTTATAAACCCAAAAAAGTTCTATTTTTTCCCATCTGTCTTCGTTAAACTCAAAGCTATGTCCCAACACGTATAGAAGGGCAATTTCTTCAGTATTTAGAAATTCTTTTGCTTTCCTAAGTAAAGGAGAAATGTCTTCTGAGGCCTTATGCTCCTCCGTGAGATTAAATACTCTATTAAATAATTACTCCTTTTTTACTCTCCTAACCTCATATTGCTATCGATAATTTTGTAATTCTATTGTTAAAACTATTCAATTTTTTTCTATGTAATTAGAAAAAGGGAACAGCCTCTTGCTATGAATTAGCCCTCTATAGGTGAAGACTCAGTATCGAGATGTTGAGGTAAATACATATATTTTAATTATAATAAAGCATTAGTGTAGGGAGGCATGCAAGGTTTCATCATTAGGACCTTATGGAGCCTCCTACTCATGTTTTTGTACGCTCTCCCATGTATGAAGAGAATGTCTCCTGAATACTATATTCAATGGAGGTGACATCTCATGGAACAAAACCATAACAAGAGGATGGAGGCAGAACTCACCCCTTTTCGCAAGGATGCCACAAAGAAAACGAAAAAAATTAACGAATTTATAAAAACGAACCTTCCGTGGGAAAGATTGAAGGTTGAACAGGAGTGGGCTACGAGAAATGTGCTGAAAAGCGTCTCCCTCCCCGTTATCAAACCAGATGACTCGTTTCTCCCTGTTTGGGATTTAAAACGCTATGAATTCCTGTTGAAAGACAAACTTCCTTCATCCGTTAACCCAAAACTATGGCACCAGGGAAAACTAAATTTAAATGCCGGTCTTTTCCAAGTGACAGAAAACATTTACCAGGTCAGAGGATTTGATCTTGCTAACTTGAGTATTATTCGCGGAAAGACAGGCTGGATTGTTATCGACTGCCTCACAAGCAGAGAAACAGCAGAAGCCGCTTTTGAATTAATCGACAGCTATTTTGGAAAGTTCCCGATTAGTGCCATCATCTTTTCTCATTCACACGTCGATCATTATGGGGGTGTTGATGGAGTCCTGAATAGCGGAACTACCGATGATGTAAAAATTTATGCACCAAGCGGCTTTTTAAGTGCAGCCCTGGAAGAGAATGTGACCGCAGGTGTGGCCATGTCGAGACGAGGATTATACATGTATGGTGAGGTGCTGCCTCGTGGAGAAAAAGGTCAAGTAGACAGCGGCATTGGAAAGTATGTATCCACTGGTGTTGTGACTTTAGTCCATTCTGCTGAAGAAATTTCACTATCCAGGAATGAATCCTATGTAGAGAAAGTCATCGATGGTGTTAGAGTGCAATTCCAACTCACCCCGGATACAGAAGCTCCAGCTGAGATGAATACGTTTATCCCTGAAGAAAAAAGCCTTTGTATTGCAGAGAACTGTACAGCTTCGCTTCATAACATTTATACATTACGCGGAGCTGAAGTGCGGGACCCCGTCGCTTGGGCTAAATATATCCAACAGGCCATTGAGCTATTTGGAGAACAATTGACATCTGTATTTGAAGTGCATAATTGGCCAAGACACGGGAGAGAATACTGCATCGATTATATGGAAAAACAGCGAGACATGTACCAATATATAAATGATCAAACACTAAGATTGATCAACCAAGGCTA
It contains:
- the arr gene encoding NAD(+)--rifampin ADP-ribosyltransferase, with amino-acid sequence MNEKKDVLDKGPFFHGTKAELKIGDLLKPHHLSNYQNKKSNYIYFTATLDAAKWGAELAIANSKERIYIVDPLGDFENDPNLTDKKFPGNPTRSYRSKSPLKIIAELSSWERHSNEEIKHMLTSLKKLREQGKDVIYD
- a CDS encoding DinB family protein → MNEEQIFKQINLVRKATLKGLDSVTEEQADKQPEGFRNTIRWNLGHIYVVQNSLIAKFGGKPIETQSHYLKLFAPGTKPSDWQGEVPSLDELRQELNEQPFRLKKVLAGQLEDEAAEAFLSLPTVGEILNFTLYHEGVHTGTIKAIKANTAE
- a CDS encoding GNAT family N-acetyltransferase; its protein translation is MDISIRTAEQNDYESLLPLFRQVHEFHVFERPDLYKENSTPVEQEFFESQLIDSKQHIFVATLGNDIVGVIVTKEEETIENSFLKLRKVLFINSLCVAETYRKKGIGKKLTRYVFDFGRNLRVDSIELGVSEKNTSAIEFYRSLGMTTKSRKMEIKFN
- a CDS encoding alpha/beta hydrolase, encoding MLENLQVQMKFCKGNRIVRVYLPQSYNPSDKIRYPVIYMHDGQNVFRDADAIGGVSLSLEDYLDKNKLNVIVVGIDQNPEERINEYCPWINGKYSEQVLGYKCSLGGKGDHYIDFIAKELKPLMDRKYKTIKENTSMAGISLGGLISIYAACKYPHIFRRVVAFSSAFWRNQEQIVEFIRECDLSLLQSIYLDWGDKEAEDEEVRRKFIVSNEEVARLLREKSLNVNSSVIVDGEHNYTSFRSRVPKIFSCI
- a CDS encoding HNH endonuclease translates to MSDFKLTVEIRKPSYAQNKTVRNSIPRSLWNSVRNHVQENSDFTCQICGYRVEEKLQAHEVWEYDEENFLLILKDIQSLCKSCHDLKHIHHVTRRIEDSNTRGFVMQNLKKHFMRVNECTEKDFRKHYRNQLAKSNTSPINRSLEDLIEIRKLREKEEFLKEQNWQFVLAKNVPFAKEIESKLDEKGLLYKGQNNGT
- a CDS encoding alkyl/aryl-sulfatase gives rise to the protein MEQNHNKRMEAELTPFRKDATKKTKKINEFIKTNLPWERLKVEQEWATRNVLKSVSLPVIKPDDSFLPVWDLKRYEFLLKDKLPSSVNPKLWHQGKLNLNAGLFQVTENIYQVRGFDLANLSIIRGKTGWIVIDCLTSRETAEAAFELIDSYFGKFPISAIIFSHSHVDHYGGVDGVLNSGTTDDVKIYAPSGFLSAALEENVTAGVAMSRRGLYMYGEVLPRGEKGQVDSGIGKYVSTGVVTLVHSAEEISLSRNESYVEKVIDGVRVQFQLTPDTEAPAEMNTFIPEEKSLCIAENCTASLHNIYTLRGAEVRDPVAWAKYIQQAIELFGEQLTSVFEVHNWPRHGREYCIDYMEKQRDMYQYINDQTLRLINQGYTIDQVGRMVTFPESLKDEWFNSSFYGTVNHNSKAVYQKYMGWYNGNPVDLNKLLPEESSKKYVDFMGGEEEVIKKANESFRDGDYQWVAEVTKHVIFANPSNKNAKYLCADALEQLGYIAESGPWRNEYLMGAQELRYGIIPIQQSTITTEVLDIMTLEQVLNMLSIRINGLIAGEYDFKLNFIIPDRKEGALTEIKRGIFRYLSNELKEDQVKVIMSKETLYELATTNNRPSPSSIKVIGNIQKWHQFLWALDQIDTDFPIMTPLSKKRTNDL
- a CDS encoding VOC family protein, which encodes MFTKIGQIMLYVDNQDEAVNFWTENLGFIVTSEENNGEGMRWIEIAPKRGAETTIVLHNKEFVAKMSPGLNLDTPSLMFYSENFEQLHSELLNREITVGEIVNMPSGRVFNFADNEDNYFAVMEKN
- a CDS encoding DUF5316 domain-containing protein, with protein sequence MKVKCLGIGLLGTLSSVAYGLYSNEWGLPLKIIGISAVVPLLLTGVLTGAFVDGDRNRANYHSEVKEDRDNKSRWLIGLLLVSGPNAIFMIVLIIIGLTRI
- a CDS encoding CPBP family intramembrane glutamic endopeptidase — its product is MNQKKIGLRNIKLWHIIPLVLVWEISYTVFSIGFDPSESITEIADITLYIFIFLWICLELSKRGLRYANISTKNDVKIPWISLFTFVPVVKITASALFMTLGVSILFAFPGIGDVPLADQRLQNQALPANILLKITIAVALAPVIEELFFRGMMLNKFVLKYGRLKGVIFTAILFTIGHPFSFISAFLMSILFSIAYLKTGKIYVPIFLHSFGNFLAFMNELYLSPLLGSEETQSLPTQVDLIVIIIIAAILLFATVFGLIKLYPREKGYHLQA
- a CDS encoding NADH:flavin oxidoreductase — protein: MTNQTTTKPLFETFTSDKLNLPNRTVMAPMTRGFSPGNVPDEEVAAYYRRRAENEVGLIITEGTGIDHPASVSGANIPVFHGEKALNGWADVVKEVHEAGGKIAPQLWHVGMTRSKGDLPNEEAQPVGPSGLSLDGEKVNEPLSTEEVEALVESYAKAAADAKRIGFDAIEIHGAHGYLIDQFFWGNTNKRTDRYGGDFVKRTQFAVEIVEACRREVGEDFPIIFRFSQWKMNDFQAKLVNNPDELERFLQPLVEAGVDIFHCSTRRFWEPEFEGSDLNLAGWTKKLSGKPVISVGSVGLDGVFTDFSGAGTASLDGLVDKLDRDEFDLVAIGRSLLMDPAWVKKVHEGRVDDLLAFNKEALQKLY